A window of the Trichoderma asperellum chromosome 4, complete sequence genome harbors these coding sequences:
- a CDS encoding uncharacterized protein (BUSCO:EOG092D1V8V~EggNog:ENOG41): MMPSWSSAQHPPGVVPQHPPPASYAYPPNPAFIPVQVRQGFGPYTTPPPPPPPAYNPYASNAAQAQASAPGTATSAPPAPVEQPKGSKTEWPESVRRYVQRSFHPENDDASVSRAELEAKLKDTIGSAKENNSLYTIDWDSMPLPQALVRADREAQLKLHHHAASLSLTTPVYTDDTFNPRKRKSNDFANNDTSMPPWHSTNSGRSLEDRISYSPDKRAALDDPKSSKFQKEANKRKRRFENEYKAANISSPSPTPPTSGPIVGTSEVLEKKYLRLTAPPVASNVRPERVLRQTLDLLKKKWRKESNYSYICDQFKSMRQDLTVQRIKNEFTVSVYEIHARIALEKGDIGEYNQCQTQLRSLYAMGLKGNPIEFKAYRILYFIHTANRTGLNDTLADLTAAEKEEKPIKHALDVRSTLALGNYHKFFQLYLDTPNMGAYLMDMFVTRERLAALCNICKGYKPDVKLRFITEELGFESDADAAQFIIDYQGQHLLEDRTEYIAFLTGKAGGLFESARASAFKKVDIKGQI; the protein is encoded by the exons ATGATGCCAAGTTGGTCGAGCGCCCAGCACCCGCCGGGCGTTGTCCCCCAGCACCCTCCTCCAGCGTCATATGCCTACCCACCTA ACCCAGCTTTCATCCCAGTACAAGTACGACAAGGCTTCGGCCCATACAccacccctcctcctcctccgccaccagCATATAACCCGTACGCGTCAAATGCCGCTCAGGCCCAAGCCTCTGCTCCCGGGACTGCAACCAGTGCACCTCCAGCACCCGTAGAACAGCCCAAAGGAAGCAAGACCGAATGGCCGGAATCAGTCCGTCGATATGTCCAGCGGTCTTTCCATCCCGAGAACGACGATGCCTCTGTCTCTCGTGCAGAGCTTGAAGCAAAATTAAAAGATACCATCGGCAGCGCCAAAGAGAACAACTCACTCTACACTATTGATTGGGATAGCATGCCTTTGCCCCAAGCTTTGGTGAGAGCTGACCGTGAGGCACAGCTGAAACTACATCATCACGCTGCCTCGTTATCCTTGACAACGCCGGTATATACCGACGACACTTTCAATCCTAGAAAGCGAAAGTCGAATGACTTTGCAAATAATGATACGTCCATGCCACCATGGCACTCTACTAACTCAGGCCGATCCCTCGAGGATCGCATTTCGTATTCCCCCGACAAGCGGGCAGCCCTCGATGACCCAAAGTCTAGTAAGTTCCAGAAAGAAGCCAACAAGCGCAAACGTCGCTTCGAGAACGAGTACAAGGCGGCCAATATCTCATCGCCCAGCCCAACCCCGCCGACATCCGGCCCTATTGTTGGTACCTCTGAAGTCCTTGAAAAGAAGTATCTCCGCCTCACTGCCCCCCCTGTAGCGTCCAACGTGCGACCTGAGAGAGTTCTCCGTCAAACGTTGGatttgctgaagaagaagtggaGAAAGGAGAGCAACTATTCCTATATTTGCGATCAGTTCAAGTCCATGCGCCAGGATCTCACGGTTCAGCGCATCAAGAACGAATTTACCGTTTCCGTCTATGAAATCCATGCCCGGATTGCCTTGGAGAAGGGGGACATTGGTGAGTATAATCAGTGCCAGACCCAGTTGCGATCATTGTATGCAATGGGCCTGAAGGGAAATCCCATTGAGTTTAAGGCGTATCGTATCCTCTATTTCATTCACACTGCCAACCGAACCGGCTTGAACGACACCCTGGCAGATCTAACAGCAgcggagaaggaagagaagccgaTTAAGCACGCTCTCGATGTGCGGTCGACGCTGGCATTGGGCAACTATCACAAGTTCTTCCAGCTATACCTTGACACACCCAACATGGGTGCATATCTTATGGATATGTTTGTCACGAGGGAGCGCCTTGCAGCTCTGTGCAACATCTGCAAAGG ATATAAACCTGACGTCAAGCTGCGCTTCATCACTGAGGAGCTCGGTTTCGAAtccgatgctgatgctgcccaGTTCATCATTGATTACCAGGGGCAACACCTTCTTGAAGATCGCACAGAGTACATTGCGTTCCTGACTGGCAAAGCTGGGGGCCTGTTTGAAAGCGCTAGAGCCTCAGCTTTCAAGAAAGTGGACATTAAAGGCCAGATCTAA
- a CDS encoding uncharacterized protein (EggNog:ENOG41~SECRETED:SignalP(1-15)), with product MKAAILSIFVAASAAFQGSNDATNEITADNICGELGAINLGPNELPGHVSLEDVRTCAQHPLGRNRTLDLSDEASLKIPVILGHLTAVAKAIVGRPAVQHPVNGAGLQLVAVTANGINVQVMKTVALMMLDFPVVPFAGNIADAAVKP from the exons ATGAAGGCCGCAATTCTatccatcttcgtcgccgCTTCCGCAGCTTTTCAGGGATCGAATGATGCCACCAACGAAATCACGGCTGACAATATCTGCGGAGAATTGGGAGCCATCAACCTTGGCCCCAACGAGCTTCCCGGCCATGTCTCTCTCGAAGACGTCCGCACGTGTGCTCAGCACCCCCTAGGCCGCAACCGCACTCTCGATCTCTCGGACGAGGCGTCA CTCAAGATTCCTGTTATTTTGGGGCACCTTACGGCTGTAGCAAAGGCTATTGTTGGAAGGCCTGCGGTTCAACACCCGGTAAATGGTGCTGGACTGCAGCTGGTGGCGGTTACGGCAAATGGAATCAATGTGCAAGTTATGAAGACTGTGGCACTGATGATGCTCGATTTTCCTGTGGTGCCTTTTGCGGGAAACATTGCGGATGCAGCTGTTAAACCATGA
- a CDS encoding uncharacterized protein (BUSCO:EOG092D1A3F), which translates to MFLKHIDLTTALRPSYLPDEVLLFVQDNVGLYEGKYKLPNQQNGQVYLTSHRICYVDKDEPRKHSAALDLKEVDRYEFYAGFFKSSAKVTIVPKPLRRSALHNRVMSGTGVHSRHSTPSPTSSNDAYAPPSGPPPASATWVCNICSFSNPVPSNFDPAAANAHTPLPPCLACGIKPALSLVLKAAITSASRPSPSPNSSQLGNINYTFSSASAVTLGLVDPFSSPKPSDQGKTDTTVSFQCPRCTFSNHPSLLSCEMCGAPLLSQDVPTTITPSEYIRILSQSPGPIKDTSQGAVDFAESIKISFRGGGEKIFYERLKSAMTQRKWLLQDAPPAPKSNRMADDNSPGGSPGTPTQRTKTAGIAGLEQLGLNMRKNNEILIGSAFEDLEALMTSAKEVVALAERFAQQVNGASADVTSKENTILAESAHQLGLITTKDIVGSGGGSDSLYFSELARNLAEFLTDDARGVLKRAGGILTLVDLWAMFNRARGGVELVSPMDFEKAAQMWESLKLPVRLRTFRSGVMVVQARDRTDDVTIKSILAWLQDLHEFPPDREVVWDWREFGRGVTAQDTAERFGWSLGVAEEELLMAEEQGFLCREEGLEGLKFWKNYIGKTDIAVLQKREAQEEADAILRRLKDTGLM; encoded by the exons ATGTTCCTGAAGCATATTGATCTCACCACTGCACTGCGGCCTTCGTATCTCCCGGATGAAGTACTGCTTTTTGTCCAAGACAATGTCGGCTTGTACGAGGG GAAATACAAGCTTCCAAATCAGCAAAATGGCCAGGTGTATTTGACATCTCATCGTATCTGTTATGTCGATAAAGATGAGCCCAGAAAGCATTCGGCCGCTCTGGACTTGAAGGAGGTGGATCGGTATGAGTTCTATGCCGGCTTCTTCAAATCGTCGGCCAAGGTCACCATTGTGCCCAAGCCTTTGAGACGATCAGCGCTTCATAACCGTGTAATGTCCGGCACGGGAGTCCACTCAAGACACAGCACGCCATCTCCTACATCGTCCAACGACGCCTACGCTCCTCCTTCTGGGCCTCCGCCAGCTTCAGCCACCTGGGTCTGCAACAtttgcagcttctcgaaTCCTGTCCCTTCCAACTTTGATCCTGCGGCTGCAAATGCCCATACTCCTCTCCCACCTTGCTTGGCCTGTGGAATCAAACCGGCACTATCTCTGGTGCTCAAGGCGGCTATTACTAGTGCAAGCCGTCCATCACCTTCGCCAAACTCCAGCCAACTGGGAAACATCAATTATACGTTTtcgtcagcatcagcagTGACCTTGGGACTTGTTGATCCTTTCTCATCGCCCAAGCCTAGCGACCAAGGAAAGACTGATACGACAGTCTCATTTCAATGTCCGCGATGCACTTTCTCCAATCATCCGTCGCTGTTATCCTGCGAGATGTGTGGAGCACCATTACTCTCGCAAGATGTACCTACTACCATTACCCCTTCTGAGTACATCAGAATTCTATCACAATCCCCTGGACCAATCAAAGATACCAGCCAAGGTGCTGTTGATTTTGCAGAAAGCATCAAAATCTCTTTTCGAGGTGGCGGAGAGAAGATATTCTATGAACGCTTGAAGAGTGCCATGACGCAGCGAAAATGGCTGCTGCAAGATGCTCCTCCTGCCCCCAAAAGCAACCGTATGGCAGACGACAACTCCCCCGGTGGCTCACCAGGCACCCCAACCCAGAGAACGAAAACGGCTGGCATTGCTGGACTAGAGCAGCTGGGTTTGAACATGCGAAAGAATAACGAAATCTTAATCGGCAGCGCCTTTGAAGATCTCGAAGCATTGATGACCTCTGCAAAGGAAGTCGTAGCGCTGGCAGAGAGATTTGCACAGCAAGTCAACGGAGCCAGCGCCGATGTCACCTCCAAGGAAAACACAATCCTGGCTGAATCCGCCCACCAGCTCGGCCTCATCACAACAAAAGACATCGTCGGCAGCGGCGGAGGCTCTGACTCTCTCTACTTCTCCGAACTCGCCCGCAACCTGGCAGAGTTCCTCACCGACGACGCAAGAGGCGTGCTTAAGCGAGCCGGCGGCATCCTCACCCTCGTCGACCTCTGGGCAATGTTCAACCGCGCCCGCGGCGGCGTCGAGCTCGTCAGCCCCATGGACTTTGAAAAGGCCGCCCAGATGTGGGAGTCCCTCAAGCTGCCCGTCCGGCTGCGCACGTTCCGCAGCGGCGTCATGGTCGTCCAGGCGCGGGACCGCACTGACGACGTGACCATCAAGTCCATCCTGGCCTGGCTGCAGGACCTGCACGAGTTTCCGCCCGATCGGGAGGTTGTGTGGGACTGGAGGGAGTTTGGGCGCGGCGTTACGGCGCAGGATACTGCCGAGAGGTTTGGCTGGAGTTTGGgcgtggcggaggaggagcttcTGATGGCTGAGGAGCAAGGATTTTTGTGTCGTGAGGAAGGGCTTGAGGGGTTGAAGTTTTGGAAGAATTACATTGGGAAGACTGATATTGCGGTGTTGCAGAAGCGGGAGGCTCAGGAAGAGGCGGATGCGATTCTGCGGCGTTTGAAGGACACTGGTCTTATGTAG